GGCGCAGGGTTTTCTTCGGCGGTTCCGCGCCTTTGCCCTCGGGCGCGAGGGTGATGGTGCAGACGATCTGGCCGGGGTCGAGGTCGTGGGCCTTGAAGTCCTCCGTGCGGGCGACGAACTTTGTGCATCGCAGGTCCTTGAGGGCGTCGAGGAGGCCCTCGGCGAAGCCAGGCTCGGGATCGGCCTCGATCGGCTGGACGATCTTCCAGGCGTCGCCTTTTCGCTCGAGGACGACGGCGCGGTCGGGCGCCCGGACCGCCAGGCCGGTCGCGTCCTTCGCCTTGAACTCCAGGACGCGCTTGTCGCGGCAGGCGAGCCAGCCCTCGTGGAACCAGGCGAGGTCGTTTTCGTTGGCGCGGCCGATCCAGGGCTCGGAGGCGTTGGCGACGAGCGTTCGGCTCTCGGCGCTGCCGCCGACGAGGATGGCCTGCGGGGCGGCCTCGCCCTCGAGCCAGAGCCGGATGTGGCCCTGGGGCTTGAGGCCCTCCGCAAAGTCTTTCTTCCGTTCTTCGTCGGAGAGGTAGTAGATGGCCTTGAGGCCGGCGGCGCCGGCAAGGAGTTTATCGACGGCATCGGGGTCGGCGTCGGTTTCGTCGCGGCCGGGGACGAGCAACCGCCAACCGGCGTCGGCTTTCTTGAGTTCGAACTCGCCGGCGGCATTCTTCACCTCGACGCGTGTGACCGGGTTCTTGCTGAGGGCGAGGACGCGCTTGTCGCGCAGGTCGTCGGCGCTCTTTTCGAGGGGCTTCAGGACGTCGGCGTCGACGCTGACGACGCGTCCCACGGCATCGGCGGTCATCAGGCAGACGGTCTTGTGCTTCAGGTCCGCCCACGAGCCGAACACCAGGGTCGTCGCCACGGCGGGTTCGGCCTTGGGTTTGGTTTCCTTGGCCTTCTCGGCGCCCTCGGCGGTTTCGGCGGGCTTTTCGGGCGCAGGCGCCTCTTTCCACAGGGTGACCCGCAGCCGCGGCGCCGTCAGGCCGTAGCCCGCCAGATCCGTCACCGCGTCCTTGACGAACTCCTTGACGCGGAGGCGCCCGAGTTCCTGCAGGATGGCGTCGACGGCGTCGGGGTCGGCGCGGGCGGTGATGGGCTGGGCGAGGATCCATCGGTCGCCTGTCGCGCCGGAGCGGTTGAGGACGACCTCGCCGCGGGAGCCGGCGAGGCTGACGCGCACGATCTGGTCGCGCGCGGGCGTGGCGACGTCGTGGCTGCGATAGGTGTCGGTTTTTTCGCCGGCGCGCTCCGCGAGCGTCGCCGCGTCGAGGACGTAGACTTTTTTCGCCTTGTCCAGGCGGACGTAGACGCCTTCGCCGAAAGCGCTTCGGCGGCCGATGTCAACGGTGCTGGTGCGTTCGGCCTGGCTGTCCTTCTTCTTCGTCGTGAAGGTGAAACGGAAGGCCGGGGGCTCGAGCCCCAGGTCCTTGAGGTCGGGCTGGCCCGCGGCGCCGGTCTCGAGCGTCTGGCGGTATTGGCCTTCGAGGCAGGCGCGCAGGAGCCGATCCACCTCGTAGCCGTCGGCCGCATCCTTGACGGGCTCCGTGAGGCGCCACTCGCCGTCCGTCCTGGCGAAGGCGACCTTGGTCTTTAGTTCCCCCTCGGCGTTCTCAAGGAGCGTGGCGCCGGCGACGTCCGCGGGGGCGACGTCCCGGATGAGGTTGAGGGCCTCGGCCGGCTTCGCCGGTTCGGTCGTCTCGCCGGTCAGGCGGTCGCGGAAGACGTAGACGGCGACGGCGACCGCAAACACCGCCAGGGCGAGGATGAGCGTGGTCGAGTAGCGCATCGATTATCTCCTGGGCGTGACAGGGTTTTCCGGCGTCGGGCAAGGGCTTAGACATGTGTGGCACGGCGGGTCTTGTCCCGCCGTGCGCAAGCGCGCCGGAACGCACGGCCGGGCAAGGCCGGCCGTGCCACACCAAGTTGCAGTTTCGCCGATGCCAGAAAATCTTGTCATACCCTATCTCCTGCGGAGGATGTAAACGATGAGGCCGACGATGCCGGCGGCCAGGGGAAGCCCCGCGATGATGAGGATGCGAAGCGGCAGCGTCCAGGCGCCCAAGTCGCCGATGCGGCGGGCCTCGAGCGCCTCGGGACTGACCGTGATGAGGTGCTCGGTGCCGGCCACCCAGAGGAGGCTGTTGAGGAAGAGTTCGGCGTTCCCGGGGAAGACCTGTTGGCCGAACATCGTGCGGTAGAAGGCGACACGGTCGGCGGCGAAGTCGCCATCGCCGAAGAAGACGACCTTCTGGACCTTCCCGGCGGGACGTTCCGCTTTCTCGACGGGCGGTTTGGGTTCGCCCTCGGCGGTCTGCTTGGCGGTTTCGGGCGCGAGTTCCCTGGTGACGGCGGCGGCGAGGACGACCGGCCGCTCGGCCGTCGGAATGAGGTCCTCCACTTCGTCGCGTTTCGCTTCGCCGCGCATCGCCTCCATGGCGGTCGTGTCGGCCCAGTAATCGGCGCCCGTGGGCAGCGTGAGGATCGGCTGGACGGTGACCCCTTCGGGAAGGGGCGCCTTCGGCATGACGGGCATGGCCGTCACGAGCATGGTCGGCAGGGCGCCGAGGGGCGCCGTGATCGCGTGCTCGGGATAGCGGGTGATTTCAATCTGGGGGACGGCCCGCTCCGTGCCGCGCTGATCCACGACGACCTTGTGGACGGCAACGGCCTCGAACTTGCCCTCGAGGCCGAAAGTGTCGAAGAGGTCGAAAGTGTCGAAGAGGTCGCGGTAGGGGACGGCCGGGCCGAACATGCCGGCCGGTTCCCCCAAGACGATCGCCGCCGCCCCTTTCTTGATGGTCTCGACGGCGGGGGCGTATTGTTCGGGCGAGGACGGCGGCGCGGGCATCTGGGGGTTCATCGGAGGCGGCGGCACGAGAACGAGGATCGGGAAGGTCATGTGCTCGGGCGCGGGCATGGCGGGCTCGCGCGCCAGGTTCCAGTCCTCGACGATGAAGTTGGCCTTGCGGAGCCGCTCCGCTATTTCCGCGTACGGGCCGCCCCCCATCGTCGCCGGCTCGCCGGACGTGACGAACAGGACGGCCGGCTTGTCGGCGTGCAGGAGGCCCAGCAGCGCGCTGGAGACGGCCTGTTCGCCCGCGAAGAGGCGCTCTGCCTGGCCTTCTTCGCCGGACGCGCGATTGCGGACCCAGATGTCGTCGAAGGAGACGACGTAGACGCGGTCGGGGCGCGCCTCGACCTTGGCGCTGGTCACCGTGAGGCCCTGGCCGACGCGCAGTTGCTGCTCGTAATCGCGGAGCATGGGCGCTGGAACAATCACTTCTGAGCCGTGTTCGACCTTCAGAACCACCACCTTCGGTACCTCGGCGGGCCTGGACGGATCCTTGATGATGGGCTTTACGATTCTCGTCGGGTCCTCCGCCACCCGGATGACTCCGCGCGGAACGGAGGTTTCGATGAGGAGGGTTTCGCCTTCGCCGATCCGGTCGCGGATCTTGTCGAGTTCGAGTTCCGGGAGGTCGGCGGCCTGCTTGTTGAACGCCTTGATGCGTTCGACGAGCGGGGCGTAGACGGCCTCGGCCGAGGCGAGGACCTCGCGGGCAGCAGGCGGGACGTCGGCGTCCTTGGCGGCGTCGCGCAGTTGCTTGTAAAGGGCGGGGACGGCCTCGAAGTTGTCGCCGACCGGGCCGAGGAATTCCTTCGCGCGCGAGAGGGCCGTCGCGTAGGCCGGCAAGGCCTGGTCCGTCAGGGATTGGACGGCGGCGGCGGTGAAGGTGCCGAGCGTCTCCAGTTGCCGCCAGCGCTGGGCGACCATTCGCAAGGAGTTGACGACCTCGGCGGGGCCGGAAGTCCAGGCGTCGGCGGCGGCGCTCGCGCGGTCGGCCTCGGCTTTGAGCACAGCACCGAGATCCGTCCGCAACCGGCCGAACTCCGCGACCAGGGCCTTCGGTTTCTCCAGGTCCTTTTCATAGCGCGTGCGGAGCCGATTGACGAGCGTTTCGACCTGGCCGACGTCCACGGCGGGGTTGACGGCCTCGGCGGTGATGCGCGGCGAAGACATTTCGTATTCCGAGAGCAGGTCCTGGACGCGCCGCCACTGTTCCGCCGAGGCGGGGATCTCCGGCGCGTGCGAGTAAAGGTTCGTCAGTCGGATGTCGCAGTCCGAAGGGATGTCGGCGAGGAGGGCCTTGGTGCGCGGGCTCAGGCTGAAGCGCCCCGCGGCGGTCCAGTCGCTCCGAGCCCGGCCGCGCAGAAACGCCCCCGAGAGCCAGACGGCGGCGACCGCGAGGACCGTCGCCAGCACGAGCGCCAGCGCGACGTTCGAGCCGAAACGGACCCATCGCTGGGATTGCGAGAGGGGCCCCGCGTCGGCGGCGGGGGGCCGGTCGGAAGGGTTTTGCGTTTTCAGCGCCATCGGCGACTCTCCACGATTTTGACCGCGAGGAACAGGGCGTACACCGTTACCGCCACGAAATAGAGGACGTGCACCAGGTCCACGACGCCCTGGCTGAAGTCCATGTAATGGGACCGGACGGCGATCCGGCTGACGATGTGGCGCCACGTGCCGGGAACGCTCGCCGCAATCCACGGGCCCAACAGGCCGATCACCGCCAGGATGACGAACGCCACCACCGCCGCGATCACCTGGTTCCGCGTCATGGAGGAAGCGAGGATGCCGACGGCCACGTAGAGCGCCCCGAGGAGCGCGAGGCCCAGGAATCCGCTGGCGATCGGGCCGTAGTCCGGCCGGCCGAACGCCGCCAGCAGCACGACGTAAACCAGGGTCGGGACGAGCATCGCCAGGTACACGAGCCAGCACCCCAGGAACTTGCCGACGACCACCTCGGCGTCGGTGACAGGCGCGGTCAGGAGGGTTTCAATAGTGCCGGTGCGGAACTCTTCGGCCAGGCTCCGCATCGTCAGGATCGGCAGGACGAAGATGAGGATGATCATCATGATCTCGAAGAGGGAGCGCATCTGGGCGGGGGCGCCGGGATAGAAGTCGCCGAGCGCGAAAAAGATGCCCGAGATCACCAGAAATAGCGCCATCGCGACGTACGCGACGGGCGAGACGAAGTAGGACGCGACCTCGCGGCGCGTCAGAACGAGGATGTTTCGCATCGCGGCACTCCTTGACTACACCGTGATTTCAACGCAGAGGACGCTGAGAACGCAGAGTACGCAAACGGCCTCTTTTGTTGAACAACTCCCTCTTCCTTCTCCGCGGTCTCTGCGCTCTCTGCGTTTGAATCGCGCGTTCATCAGGCGGCGGCGATCGCGCGGGCGGCCGCGTCGCCGGCCGTAATCTGCAGGTACAGTTCCTCCAGGCTCGGCGCCTCGCTGCGAATCTCGCGCAGGCGCCAGCCGCGCTGCGCCGCCAGGGCCGCCAGGGCCTCGCGCACGTCGCGGTCGCCCGTCGGCGTGACGGCGAAGTGTTGCCACTCGTCGCCCGCCTCCTCGCGGGAGACGGCGGCGACGCCGGCGATTTGTCCGACGGCACGGCTCATTTCGTTAGGCCCGTCGCCGCCCTCGGCGGCGCGGACCTCCAGAACGACGTGGTGCTGGGCCGCGGCGCCTCGGCGAAGTTCCTCGACGCTGCCCGCGGCGGCGATCCGGCCCGCCGCGATGATCACCAGGTGCGAGCACGTCCTCTCGACCTCCGGCAGGATGTGGCTCGAGAGCAAGATCGTGTGCTCGCCGCCCAGCGAACGGATGAGGCGGCGCGTCTCCTGTATCTGCGTCGGGTCCAGGCCGATCGTCGGCTCGTCGAGAATCAGGACGGGCGGCTCGCCCAGAAGCGCCTCGGCGAGGCCGACACGCTGGCGGAACCCTTTCGAGAGTTGCCCGACCGGCCGGCGGCGAACGTCCTGGAGCCAGCACCGCTTGACGGACGCCTCCACGGCCGCGGGGCGCTTCGACCCCGCGATGCCCTTCAGCGCCGCGCGGAACTTCAGGTACTCGTCCACCCGCATCTCCGGATACAGCGGGACGTTCTCCGGCATGTAGCCGATGGAGGAGCGGACGGCGAGGCTGTCGCTGAAGACGTCGTGGCCGGAGACGCTGGCCCGGCCACTGGTGGCGGGCATGAAACCGGTCAAGATGCGAAGCGCCGTGGTCTTGCCCGCGCCGTTGGGCCCCAGGAAGCCGACGATCTGGCCCCGCAGGACCTCGAACGTCGCGCGGTCGAGGGCCAGCGTCCGGCCGTACCACTTTGTGAGGTTTTCGACCTCGATCATCCTGTCCACGGTCAATCCTCCCGAGACCCGGCAAGTCCGTACGTTTTTGGAACCCAGAGATTTACGGGAAGAGGCGGGGATTGTCAAGGCACCGCTGAGCAGAGAGAATCGAGCGGCACGAGAAAAAGAGCGCCTGGGCTTGCGGGCGGATCGCAGTTTTTCGACGGCCGTCAGGGCTGGGGGTTTTCCGCGGGCTTTTTCTCCGGTTGTTCGGTCGGCTTTTCTTCGGCGCCTTTGGGCGTTTCCCCCTCCTGGGCGGGGGTTTTGGCGAGTTTGGCGGCGTCGCCTTCGTGGACGGGGGCCTTCGGGTCCGAGAGTTTGACGGTCGAGGAGAGGAGGTCCACCTTCTCGGCCGTGGCCGTGACGGTCTTCGTCGGCGCGCCCTCGGCCGGGGCCGTCTCAATGGTGAATGCGGTGCCCGGCGCGACGCCGTCGGACGATCCGATGTCCAGCACCGCCATCCCCGTCTCCTTGTCCACGCGGACGACGCGTGTGGGTTCGGCGACGTCGCGCATCTGGTCGAGGAGGTCTTCGACGGCGCGTTGGACGGCCACCAAGGGCCTGAGGTCGGCGCCGCAAGCGACGGCTTTGACTTCGCCCGTCTCGACCTTGTAGACCGTCAGGTACATGACGCAGGCGAGGGTGGGGTCGAGGTTGAGTCGGCGTTTATTGATTTCGCGGCGAACGGGGGCGAGGGCCGGATCGTCGGCGGGCAGACCCCCCGCCGGACAGTAGAACCCTTCGACGATGTAATGGACGCCGATGAGCCGACCCGGCCGCGGCGCGGTCTCGGGGTTGACGGCGGCGGTCTTCGCGAGGGCGAGTTCGCGGGCGATTTCGAGGATGCGCTCGCGCTCGATGACGACGAACTGGCGCGTGGCGACCAGTTCGCGCGTCAGGTACTGGCGGATCACCGGGGGCATGAAGACCGGCGCGTCTTCGCGACCCGTCCGGATCGTCGTGCTGCCCTCGCCCGTCACGGTGGCCGTTGTTCCCTTGCCGGTCCCGCCGGTCCTTGTCGTCTGGACGTCCACTTCGGCGGATCCGCTGCGCGAGATGTTCACGCCGCGGCCGAAGGGCAGATACTCCTGCAACTCGACGACGTCGCCGGGCCTCAGGAGCGCGAGGACGAGTTTGCGGTCGCGCTGGACCTTTTGGATTTCGTGTTTGTAGTCGTAGGCGGGTTTGGCCGGTTTTTCGCCGCTCGGCGGCGGAGGCGGCGCCACCTCAATCTTCGGCTTCGCGAAACACGCGCGCGGCGCGCTCCACGCGGCGCCAACGAGAACCACGGCTGCCAGGAACACAACCACCGGACGGCCTCCAACGCAGTAGCCGAGGCGTTTCATCGGACCCTCCTTGTCCCGCTCCGAGCCGCTTGTGCGGCGACGGGCAGGGACGTTTTACTTGGGGCTCGCGTTCGCTTCGCCGGGCGCGAGCGGGGCGTGAGGCCCGTAGGTGATGGCCTCGTACATGGGCGTGCCCGGTATCGGAGTGGCCAAGCACCTGCCTCCCGCGAGGACGTGCGGTCCGTGGTCGCACAGGTTGCCGCAGTTCTTGTGGTCCAGATCCGTCACGATGCCGCGCTGCTTGTGTAAATCAAGATATGCCTCGTACAACATGTCGCGCGGGAGAGTGCCCTGAGCGACGTGGAGGTCGTAGTTTTCGCGCGTGGGGGTGCAGCAGCAGGTTCCCCCCAGGATCCAGGGCTTCATGCCTTTGACGTGGCCGACGGCGTCGTGGCAGGCGGTGATGGGCGGCGCGGCGGCGGCCTTCGGGACGTAAGGCAAGGGTTTGTAGGCCGGCCCGCAGCCGGTCGCCACGAGGAGGAGCGCGCTGCCGAGCAGAAGCAGGAAGGCCGTGGCAGCGGGTGGGCGCTTCACGTCGGATCGCATGGTCTGGTTTCCCGTCGTCAGGGCCCTCGCGGTTCGGATGGGCGGTTCACTTGACCTCGGCCTTGCTGGCCTGGCGGACGCGGTATTCGTAGTCGGCCGCCTGGGGGTTGATGCTCACGATCTCGTGGGTCTTGGTGTAGCGTGCGGGGATCATGAACGGCGCCCAACTGGTCTCGTAAAGGGCGAAGCCCTGGGCGTCTTTCCAGATGACCTGGATGTCGACCCAGATGTTTTCCTTCTTGCGGTTCTTCAGTTCCGTGCGGACGCGCAGGAGGTCGCCTTCGACGCGGTCGCTCTCCTGGCGGAGGACGGAGACGTACTGGCTGACGGTGAACCCTTCGAGGAGGACGCGTCCGCCCTGGTCCACCTGTTTGGGGTTGGCCTCGCAGCCGGCCAGCGCGAGCACAAGAATTGTCGCCAGAACCGCCGTCGCTGATCGCATGGAACCGCTCCTTTCGGAAAGTCGCCAATCGCGCCGCGTGCGCTAGAATCCGTAGGTCGAAGCGGGCTGCGCGCCGCCGGCGATGGCCTTGCGGACGTCGTCCGGTCCGAGCCGGTTGTCGCCGTCGAACCAGGGAGCCAGAGAGACGCAGGCCTCGCCTGTCTTCGGAACGCCGATGCCGTAATACGTATTCGTCCACCGGGGCAGACGTGAACCGTTGATGTCGTACATCTCGAGCCGGACCGTGTGCGGGCCGGGGGCCACGTCGGCCGCAAAGATGAAGACCTTGCCGGGCAGCGTGGTCCAATGGCGGACGTCGCCGGAGATGTCCCAATGGCTGGCGGCCGAGCCGGCGTAGGGGGCGTAACTGAGCATTTCGCGGAGGATCGCCTTGGTGGCCTGGGCTGCCTCCTTTTCGCCGATGCGGTCCTGCGTGGACGCCTGGTCCCAGAGGTCCAGCACCTGGAAGGCGGGTCCGGCGTAATGGCCGTCTATGTAAACGCGAACCGCCCGCGGACAGACGGGCGACCGGCCGAACTCCGTCTTCTCGCCGCTGATGCCGCCCAGGTACTTGTAGGGGCACCGCCCCACGTCGATCGTGAGGACCAGGTTCGTCGCGGTCTGGAAGGCGGGGGTGAAAAATTCCTCGGCCTTGTCGGCGGATCGGCGAACGGGGCTGGCGGGCGCGGCGCCCTGGAGGACGGCGGGAGCGCTGGCCGGCGTGGCCTCGGCGAGGTTGACGATCGGCTCGATGTACAGGTCGGGCTTCTCGGGGTTGTGGAAGGTCTTGTAGACCCAGGCTTCGCCCTCGGTCCGTTTCTTGAGCATCTCGCCGGCGGCCTTGGCGTCCTCTTTGGATTCGCGCTCCGCGTCTTTTTCCTTTCGCGGGGTCCGGGTGGTGGCTTTGCGGAAAGCGATGGCCGAGTTATCCATGTCGCCGAGTTTCGCGTACGTCTTTCCGACCCAATAGAAGGCGAGGCCGAAATCCTCGCCGACCTC
The genomic region above belongs to Planctomycetota bacterium and contains:
- a CDS encoding DUF4340 domain-containing protein; the protein is MRYSTTLILALAVFAVAVAVYVFRDRLTGETTEPAKPAEALNLIRDVAPADVAGATLLENAEGELKTKVAFARTDGEWRLTEPVKDAADGYEVDRLLRACLEGQYRQTLETGAAGQPDLKDLGLEPPAFRFTFTTKKKDSQAERTSTVDIGRRSAFGEGVYVRLDKAKKVYVLDAATLAERAGEKTDTYRSHDVATPARDQIVRVSLAGSRGEVVLNRSGATGDRWILAQPITARADPDAVDAILQELGRLRVKEFVKDAVTDLAGYGLTAPRLRVTLWKEAPAPEKPAETAEGAEKAKETKPKAEPAVATTLVFGSWADLKHKTVCLMTADAVGRVVSVDADVLKPLEKSADDLRDKRVLALSKNPVTRVEVKNAAGEFELKKADAGWRLLVPGRDETDADPDAVDKLLAGAAGLKAIYYLSDEERKKDFAEGLKPQGHIRLWLEGEAAPQAILVGGSAESRTLVANASEPWIGRANENDLAWFHEGWLACRDKRVLEFKAKDATGLAVRAPDRAVVLERKGDAWKIVQPIEADPEPGFAEGLLDALKDLRCTKFVARTEDFKAHDLDPGQIVCTITLAPEGKGAEPPKKTLRLAVKEDGSSVGRVDGSDLVFQAAANLPRLLAAEPLPRAMTEFLSTDITGLEIVAGKETLRLARKDAKWNRLDEAGSLV
- a CDS encoding ABC transporter permease — protein: MRNILVLTRREVASYFVSPVAYVAMALFLVISGIFFALGDFYPGAPAQMRSLFEIMMIILIFVLPILTMRSLAEEFRTGTIETLLTAPVTDAEVVVGKFLGCWLVYLAMLVPTLVYVVLLAAFGRPDYGPIASGFLGLALLGALYVAVGILASSMTRNQVIAAVVAFVILAVIGLLGPWIAASVPGTWRHIVSRIAVRSHYMDFSQGVVDLVHVLYFVAVTVYALFLAVKIVESRRWR
- a CDS encoding ABC transporter ATP-binding protein: MIEVENLTKWYGRTLALDRATFEVLRGQIVGFLGPNGAGKTTALRILTGFMPATSGRASVSGHDVFSDSLAVRSSIGYMPENVPLYPEMRVDEYLKFRAALKGIAGSKRPAAVEASVKRCWLQDVRRRPVGQLSKGFRQRVGLAEALLGEPPVLILDEPTIGLDPTQIQETRRLIRSLGGEHTILLSSHILPEVERTCSHLVIIAAGRIAAAGSVEELRRGAAAQHHVVLEVRAAEGGDGPNEMSRAVGQIAGVAAVSREEAGDEWQHFAVTPTGDRDVREALAALAAQRGWRLREIRSEAPSLEELYLQITAGDAAARAIAAA
- a CDS encoding DUF1425 domain-containing protein, which codes for MRSATAVLATILVLALAGCEANPKQVDQGGRVLLEGFTVSQYVSVLRQESDRVEGDLLRVRTELKNRKKENIWVDIQVIWKDAQGFALYETSWAPFMIPARYTKTHEIVSINPQAADYEYRVRQASKAEVK